In a single window of the Penaeus monodon isolate SGIC_2016 chromosome 3, NSTDA_Pmon_1, whole genome shotgun sequence genome:
- the LOC119585558 gene encoding probable myosin light chain kinase DDB_G0275057 — YVYTLIEDKAPVSTILRGIYDLALRVQDIHLAGFAHNDIKKDNVILETSADGLEVTARLIDLGLSTRLGVCPGFSGDPEFFSHMAPELLQMGVVSVESDLYSIGNILRSVLERYPKAFPEECQLSFIAWNMTCSEAA, encoded by the coding sequence tatgtttatacactgaTCGAGGACAAGGCCCCCGTGAGCACCATTCTTCGGGGGATCTACGACCTGGCGCTGAGGGTCCAGGACATCCACCTGGCAGGGTTCGCCCACAACGACATCAAGAAGGACAACGTGATCTTGGAGACGAGCGCCGACGGCCTCGAGGTCACGGCGCGGTTGATCGACCTCGGCCTGTCCACGCGGCTCGGCGTGTGTCCCGGCTTCAGTGGGGATCCGGAGTTCTTCAGCCACATGGCCCCCGAGCTCCTCCAGATGGGCGTGGTCAGCGTGGAGTCGGACCTGTACTCCATCGGGAATATCCTGAGATCCGTCCTGGAGCGCTATCCGAAGGCCTTTCCTGAGGAATGCCAATTGAGCTTCATAGCCTGGAACATGACCTGCTCTGAGGCCGCATAG